The Papio anubis isolate 15944 chromosome 5, Panubis1.0, whole genome shotgun sequence genome has a segment encoding these proteins:
- the TCOF1 gene encoding treacle protein isoform X4, translated as MAEARKRRELLPLIYHHLLRAGYVRAAREVKEQSGQKCFLAQPVTLLDIYTHWQQTSELGRKRKAEEDAALQAKKTRVSDPISTSESSEEEEEAEAETAKATPRLASTNSSVLGADLPSSLKEKAKAETEKAGKTGNSMPHPATGKTVTNLLSGKSPRKSAEPSANTTLVSETEEEGSVPAFGAAAKPGMVSAGQADSSSEDTSSSSDETDVEGKPSVKPAQVKASSVSTKESPARKAAPAPGKVGDVTPQVRGGALPPAKRAKKPEEESESSEEGSESEEEAPAGTPSQVKTSEKILQVRAASTAAKGTPGKGATPAPPGKAGAVAFQTKAGKPEEDSESSSEESSDSEEETPAAKALLQAKASGKTPQVRAASAPAKESPRKGAAPAPPGKTGPAVAKAQTGKQEEDSQSSSEESDSEKEAPVQTKPSGKTSQVRAASASAKESPRKRAAPPPPRKTGPAATQAQAGKQEEDSGSSSEESDSDREAPAAMNAAQVKPLGKNPQVKPASTMGTGPLGKGPGPVLPGKVGPTTPSAQVGKWEDSDSSSEESSDSDDGEVPTAVAPAQEKSLGKVLQAKPASGPAKGPPQKAGPVAIQVKAEKPMEDSESSEESSDSADSEETPAAMTAAQAKPALKIPQTKACPKKTNTASAKVTPVRVGTQAPRKAGTVTSPVGSSPAVAGGTQRPAEDSSSSEESDSEEEKTGPAVTMGQAKSVGKGLQVKAASVPVKGSLGQGTAPVLPGKTGPTVTQVKAEMQEDSESSEEESDSEEAAAPSAQVKTSVKKTQAKANPAAVRASPAKGTISAPRKVVTAAAQAKQRSPAKASGARSHRRCGGLEQRGGPLTEPSLEKAPAWAGHPPRVVPWWKVGPERNHFRLQSCYPPAIQAKPPVRNLQNSTVLVRGPASVPPVGKAVAAAAQVQTGPEEDSGSSEEESDSEEETETPAQVRGREWRTSPTWDLTLLPHPALVSSHVHPPGALPSSCFSLQAKPSGKTPQVRAALAPAKESPRKGAAPAPPGKTGPSATQAGKQDGSGSSSEESNSDGEAPAAATSAQDSNSKPARSKTLAPAPPEGNTEGSSESSEEELPLTQVIKPPLIFVDPNRSPAGPAATPVQAQAASTPRKSRASESTARSSSSESEDEDVIPATQCLTPGIRTNVVTVPTAHPRIAPKASMTGASSSKESSRISDGKKQEGPATQVSKKNPASLPLTQAALKVLAQKASEAQPPVARTQPSCGADSAVGTLPATSPQSTPVQAKGTNKLRKPKLPEGQQATKAPGSSDDSEDSSNSSSGSEEDAEGPQVAKSAHTLVGPTPSRTETLVEETAAESSEDDVVAPSQSLLSGYVTPGLTPANSQASKATPKPYSSPSVSSTLAAKDDPDGKQEAKPQQAAGMLSPKTGGKEAASGTTPQKSRKPKKGAGNPQASTLALQSNITQCLLGQPWPLNEAQVQASVVKVLTELLEQERKKVVDATKESSRKGWESRKRKLSGDQPAARTPRSKKKKKLGAGEGGEASVSPEKTSTTSKGKAKRDKASDDVKEKKGKGSLGSQGAKDEPEKELQKGIGKVEGGDQSNPKSKKEKKKSDKRKKDKEKKEKKKKAKKSSTKDSESPSQKKKKKKKKTAEQTV; from the exons ATGGCCGAGGCCAGGAAGCGGCGGGAGCTACTTCCCCTGATCTACCACCATCTGCTGCGGGCTGGCTATGTGCGTGCGGCGCGGGAAGTGAAGGAGCAGAGCGGCCAG AAGTGTTTCCTGGCTCAACCCGTAACCCTTCTGGACATCTATACACACTGGCAACA AACCTCAGAGCTTGGTCGGAAGCGGAAGGCAGAGGAAGATGCGGCACTGCAAGCTAAGAAGACCCGTGTGTCAGACCCCATCAGCACCTCAGAGAGCtcggaagaggaggaggaagcagaagctGAAACCGCCAAAGCCA CCCCAAGACTAGCATCTACCAACTCCTCAGTCCTGGGGGCGGACTTGCCATCAAGCCTGAAGGAAAAAGCCAAG gcagagacagagaaagccGGCAAGACTGGGAACTCCATGCCACACCCTGCCACTGGGAAGACAGTGACCAACCTTCTTTCTGGGAAGTCTCCCAGGAAGTCAGCAGAACCATCAGCAAATACTACGTTGGTCTCAGAAACTGAGGAGGAGGGGAGTGTCCCGGCCTTTGGAGCTGCTGCCAAACCTG GGATGGTGTCAGCAGGCCAGGCCGACAGCTCCAGCGAGGACACCTCCAGCTCCAGCGATGAGACAGATGTGGAG GGGAAACCCTCAGTAAAACCAGCCCAGGTCAAAGCCTCATCGGTTTCTACTAAGGAGTCTCCAGCAAGAAAGGCGGCCCCAGCCCCTGGGAAGGTGGGGGATGTGACACCTCAGGTCAGAGGAGGGGCCCTGCCCCCAGCCAAGAGGGCCAAGAAGCCAGAAGAGGAGTCAGAGAGTAGTGAGGAGGGGTCTGAAAGCGAGGAGGAGGCCCCTGCAGGGACACCAAGCCAG GTAAAGACCTCTGAAAAAATCCTCCAGGTCAGAGCTGCCTCGACCGCTGCCAAGGGGACCCCTGGGAAAGGGGCTACCCCAGCACCCCCTGGGAAGGCAGGGGCTGTAGCCTTCCAGACCAAGGCAGGGAAGCCAGAGGAGGACTCGGAGAGCAGCAGCGAGGAATCGTCTGACAGTGAGGAAGAGACGCCAGCTGCCAAGGCCCTGCTTCAG GCAAAGGCCTCAGGAAAAACCCCTCAGGTCAGAGCTGCCTCAGCCCCTGCCAAGGAGTCCCCCAGGAAAGGAGCTGCCCCAGCGCCCCCTGGGAAGACAGGGCCTGCAGTTGCCAAGGCCCAGACCGGGAAGCAGGAGGAGGACTCGCAGAGCAGCAGCGAGGAATCGGACAGTGAGAAGGAGGCACCTGTTCAG ACGAAGCCTTCAGGGAAGACCTCCCAGGTCAGAGCTGCCTCGGCCTCTGCCAAGGAGTCCCCTAGGAAAAGGGCTGCCCCACCACCTCCTAGGAAAACAGGGCCTGCAGCCACCCAGGCCCAGGcagggaagcaggaggaggacTCGGGGAGCAGCAGTGAGGAATCAGACAGTGACAGGGAGGCACCGGCAGCCATGAACGCAGCTCAG GTGAAACCCTTGGGGAAAAACCCCCAGGTGAAACCTGCCTCCACCATGGGCACGGGGCCCTTGGGGAAAGGCCCCGGCCCAGTGCTACCTGGGAAGGTGGGGCCTACAACACCCTCGGCCCAGGTGGGGAAGTGGGAGGACTCAGACAGCAGCAGTGAGGAGTCATCAGACAGCGATGATGGAGAGGTGCCCACAGCTGTGGCCCCGGCTCAG GAAAAATCCTTGGGGAAAGTCCTCCAGGCCAAACCCGCCTCTGGTCCTGCCAAGGGGCCGCCTCAGAAGGCAGGGCCTGTAGCCATCCAGGTCAAGGCTGAAAAGCCCATGGAAGACTCAGAGAGCAGCGAGGAGTCGTCGGACAGTGCGGACAGTGAGGAGACACCAGCGGCCATGACTGCAGCTCAG GCAAAACCAGCTCTGAAAATTCCTCAGACCAAAGCCTGCCCAAAGAAAACCAATACTGCATCTGCCAAGGTCACCCCTGTGCGAGTGGGCACCCAAGCCCCCCGGAAAGCAGGAACTGTGACTTCTCCGGTAGGCTCATCCCCAGCTGTGGCTGGGGGCACCCAGAGACCAGCAGAGGATTCTTCAAGCAGTGAGGAATCAGATAGTGAGGAAGAGAAGACAGGTCCTGCAGTAACCATGGGACAG GCAAAGTCTGTGGGGAAAGGCCTCCAGGTGAAAGCGGCCTCAGTGCCTGTCAAGGGATCCTTGGGGCAAGGGACCGCTCCAGTACTTCCTGGGAAGACGGGGCCTACGGTCACCCAGGTGAAAGCTGAGATGCAGGAAGACTCTGAGAGCAGTGAGGAGGAATCAGACAGTGAAGAGGCAGCTGCACCTTCAGCACAG GTGAAAACCTCAGTAAAAAAAACCCAGGCCAAAGCCAACCCAGCTGCCGTCAGAGCATCTCCAGCAAAAGGGACAATTTCAGCTCCTAGAAAAGTTGTCACTGCAGCTGCTCAAGCCAAACAGAGGTCTCCAGCCAAGGCAAGTGGAGCCAGAAGCCACAGGAGGTGTGGAGGGTTGGAGCAGAGAGGAGGACCActcactgagcccagcctggagaAGGCTCCTGCATGGGCAGGCCACCCACCCAGAGTTGTGCCATGGTGGAAAGTGGGACCTGAAAGGAATCACTTCCGCCTCCAATCCTGTTATCCCCCTGCAATTCAGGCGAAGCCACCAGTGAGAAACCTCCAGAACAGTACCGTCTTGGTGAGGGGCCCAGCATCTGTGCCACCTGTGGGGAAGGCCGTGGCTGCAGCAGCTCAAGTCCAGACAGGGCCAGAGGAGGACTCGGGGAGCAGTGAGGAGGAGTCAGACAGTGAGGAGGAGACGGAGACGCCGGCTCAGGTGAGGGGGAGGGAATGGAGAACATCTCCTACATGGGATTTAACACTTTTGCCGCATCCAGCTCTTGTCTCCTCACACGTCCACCCTCCAGGCGCTCTCCCCTCATCCTGTTTCTCACTCCAGGCGAAGCCTTCAGGGAAGACCCCCCAGGTCAGAGCTGCCTTGGCTCCTGCCAAGGAGTCCCCCAGGAAAGGGGCTGCTCCAGCACCTCCTGGGAAGACAGGGCCTTCGGCCACCCAGGCGGGGAAGCAGGATGGCTCAGGGAGCAGCAGCGAGGAGTCAAACAGTGATGGGGAGGCACCGgcagctgcaacctctgcccag GACAGTAACTCCAAACCTGCCAGAAGCAAGACCCTGGCCCCAGCACCTCCAGAGGGGAACACGGAGGGGTCCTCGGAGAGCAGTGAGGAAGAGCTGCCACTGACCCAG gtgATTAAACCCCCTCTGATTTTTGTCGACCCTAATCGTAGTCCAGCTGGCCCAGCTGCTACCCCCGTACAAGCCCAGGCTGCGAGCACCCCGAGGAAGTCCCGAGCCTCGGAGAGCACAGCCAGGAGCTCCTCCTCCGAGAGCGAGGATGAGGACGTGATCCCCGCTACACAGTGCTTGACTCCTG GCATCAGAACCAACGTGGTGACTGTGCCCACTGCCCACCCAAGAATAGCCCCCAAAGCCAGCATGACTGGGGCCAGCAGCAGCAAGGAGTCCAGTCGGATATCAGATGGCAAGAAACAGGAGGGGCCAGCCACTCAG GTGTCAAAGAAGAACCCAGCTTCCCTCCCACTGACCCAGGCTGCCCTGAAGGTCCTCGCCCAGAAAGCCAGTGAGGCTCAGCCTCCTGTTGCCAGGACCCAGCCTTCATGTGGG GCTGACAGTGCTGTGGGAACGCTCCCTGCGACGAGTCCCCAGAGCACCCCCGTCCAGGCCAAAGGGACCAACAAGCTCAGAAAACCTAAGCTTCCTGAGGGCCAGCAGGCCACCAAAGCCCCTGGGAGCTCAGATGACAGTGAGGACAGCAGCAACAGCTCTTCAGGGAGCGAGGAAGATGCTGAAGGGCCCCAGGTGGCCAAGTCGGCCCACACGCTGG TAGGTCCCACCCCCTCCAGGACGGAGACCCTGGTGGAGGAGACTGCAGCAGAGTCCAGCGAGGATGATGTGGTGGCGCCATCCCAG TCTCTCCTCTCAGGTTATGTGACCCCTGGACTAACCCCAGCCAATTCCCAGGCCTCAAAAGCCACTCCCAAGCCATACTCCAGCCCCTCAGTTTCCTCTACTCTGGCAGCCAAAGATGACCCAGATGGCAAGCAGGAGGCAAAGCCCCAACAGGCAGCAGGCATGTTGTCCCCTAAAACAG GTGGAAAAGAGGCTGCTTCAGGCACCACACCTCAGAAGTCCCGGAAGCCCAAGAAAGGGGCTGGGAACCCCCAAGCCTCAACGCTGGCGCTGCAAAGCAACATCACCCAGTGCCTCCTGGGCCAACCCTGGCCCCTGAACGAGGCCCAGGTGCAGGCCTCGGTGGTGAAGGTCCTGACCGAGCTGctggaacaggaaagaaagaaggtggTGGACGCCACCAAGGAGAGCAGCAGGAAGGGCTGGGAGAGCCGCAAGCGGAAGCTATCGGGAGACCAGCCGGCTGCCAGGACCCCCAGgagcaagaagaagaagaaactaggGGCCGGGGAAGGTGGGGAGGCCTCTGTTTCCCCAGAAAAGACCTCCACGACTTCCAAGGGGAAAGCAAAGAGAGACAAAGCAAGTGATGATGTCAAggagaaaaaagggaaggggTCTCTCGGCTCCCAAGGGGCCAAGGACGAGCCAGAAAAGGAGCTTCAGAAGGGGATAGGGAAGGTTGAAGGTGGAGATCAAAGCAACCCAAAGagcaagaaggagaagaagaaatccGACAAGA gaaaaaaagacaaggaaaaaaaagaaaagaagaagaaagcaaaaaagtcCTCAACCAAAGATTCTGAGTCACCGtcccagaagaaaaagaagaaaaag AAGAAGACAGCAGAGCAGACTGTGTGA
- the TCOF1 gene encoding treacle protein isoform X7: protein MAEARKRRELLPLIYHHLLRAGYVRAAREVKEQSGQKCFLAQPVTLLDIYTHWQQTSELGRKRKAEEDAALQAKKTRVSDPISTSESSEEEEEAEAETAKATPRLASTNSSVLGADLPSSLKEKAKAETEKAGKTGNSMPHPATGKTVTNLLSGKSPRKSAEPSANTTLVSETEEEGSVPAFGAAAKPGMVSAGQADSSSEDTSSSSDETDVEGKPSVKPAQVKASSVSTKESPARKAAPAPGKVGDVTPQVRGGALPPAKRAKKPEEESESSEEGSESEEEAPAGTPSQVKTSEKILQVRAASTAAKGTPGKGATPAPPGKAGAVAFQTKAGKPEEDSESSSEESSDSEEETPAAKALLQAKASGKTPQVRAASAPAKESPRKGAAPAPPGKTGPAVAKAQTGKQEEDSQSSSEESDSEKEAPVQTKPSGKTSQVRAASASAKESPRKRAAPPPPRKTGPAATQAQAGKQEEDSGSSSEESDSDREAPAAMNAAQVKPLGKNPQVKPASTMGTGPLGKGPGPVLPGKVGPTTPSAQVGKWEDSDSSSEESSDSDDGEVPTAVAPAQEKSLGKVLQAKPASGPAKGPPQKAGPVAIQVKAEKPMEDSESSEESSDSADSEETPAAMTAAQAKPALKIPQTKACPKKTNTASAKVTPVRVGTQAPRKAGTVTSPVGSSPAVAGGTQRPAEDSSSSEESDSEEEKTGPAVTMGQAKSVGKGLQVKAASVPVKGSLGQGTAPVLPGKTGPTVTQVKAEMQEDSESSEEESDSEEAAAPSAQVKTSVKKTQAKANPAAVRASPAKGTISAPRKVVTAAAQAKQRSPAKASGARSHRRCGGLEQRGGPLTEPSLEKAPAWAGHPPRVVPWWKVGPERNHFRLQSCYPPAIQAKPPVRNLQNSTVLVRGPASVPPVGKAVAAAAQVQTGPEEDSGSSEEESDSEEETETPAQAKPSGKTPQVRAALAPAKESPRKGAAPAPPGKTGPSATQAGKQDGSGSSSEESNSDGEAPAAATSAQVLSPQKDSNSKPARSKTLAPAPPEGNTEGSSESSEEELPLTQVIKPPLIFVDPNRSPAGPAATPVQAQAASTPRKSRASESTARSSSSESEDEDVIPATQCLTPGIRTNVVTVPTAHPRIAPKASMTGASSSKESSRISDGKKQEGPATQVSKKNPASLPLTQAALKVLAQKASEAQPPVARTQPSCGADSAVGTLPATSPQSTPVQAKGTNKLRKPKLPEGQQATKAPGSSDDSEDSSNSSSGSEEDAEGPQVAKSAHTLVGPTPSRTETLVEETAAESSEDDVVAPSQSLLSGYVTPGLTPANSQASKATPKPYSSPSVSSTLAAKDDPDGKQEAKPQQAAGMLSPKTGGKEAASGTTPQKSRKPKKGAGNPQASTLALQSNITQCLLGQPWPLNEAQVQASVVKVLTELLEQERKKVVDATKESSRKGWESRKRKLSGDQPAARTPRSKKKKKLGAGEGGEASVSPEKTSTTSKGKAKRDKASDDVKEKKGKGSLGSQGAKDEPEKELQKGIGKVEGGDQSNPKSKKEKKKSDKRKKDKEKKEKKKKAKKSSTKDSESPSQKKKKKKKKTAEQTV from the exons ATGGCCGAGGCCAGGAAGCGGCGGGAGCTACTTCCCCTGATCTACCACCATCTGCTGCGGGCTGGCTATGTGCGTGCGGCGCGGGAAGTGAAGGAGCAGAGCGGCCAG AAGTGTTTCCTGGCTCAACCCGTAACCCTTCTGGACATCTATACACACTGGCAACA AACCTCAGAGCTTGGTCGGAAGCGGAAGGCAGAGGAAGATGCGGCACTGCAAGCTAAGAAGACCCGTGTGTCAGACCCCATCAGCACCTCAGAGAGCtcggaagaggaggaggaagcagaagctGAAACCGCCAAAGCCA CCCCAAGACTAGCATCTACCAACTCCTCAGTCCTGGGGGCGGACTTGCCATCAAGCCTGAAGGAAAAAGCCAAG gcagagacagagaaagccGGCAAGACTGGGAACTCCATGCCACACCCTGCCACTGGGAAGACAGTGACCAACCTTCTTTCTGGGAAGTCTCCCAGGAAGTCAGCAGAACCATCAGCAAATACTACGTTGGTCTCAGAAACTGAGGAGGAGGGGAGTGTCCCGGCCTTTGGAGCTGCTGCCAAACCTG GGATGGTGTCAGCAGGCCAGGCCGACAGCTCCAGCGAGGACACCTCCAGCTCCAGCGATGAGACAGATGTGGAG GGGAAACCCTCAGTAAAACCAGCCCAGGTCAAAGCCTCATCGGTTTCTACTAAGGAGTCTCCAGCAAGAAAGGCGGCCCCAGCCCCTGGGAAGGTGGGGGATGTGACACCTCAGGTCAGAGGAGGGGCCCTGCCCCCAGCCAAGAGGGCCAAGAAGCCAGAAGAGGAGTCAGAGAGTAGTGAGGAGGGGTCTGAAAGCGAGGAGGAGGCCCCTGCAGGGACACCAAGCCAG GTAAAGACCTCTGAAAAAATCCTCCAGGTCAGAGCTGCCTCGACCGCTGCCAAGGGGACCCCTGGGAAAGGGGCTACCCCAGCACCCCCTGGGAAGGCAGGGGCTGTAGCCTTCCAGACCAAGGCAGGGAAGCCAGAGGAGGACTCGGAGAGCAGCAGCGAGGAATCGTCTGACAGTGAGGAAGAGACGCCAGCTGCCAAGGCCCTGCTTCAG GCAAAGGCCTCAGGAAAAACCCCTCAGGTCAGAGCTGCCTCAGCCCCTGCCAAGGAGTCCCCCAGGAAAGGAGCTGCCCCAGCGCCCCCTGGGAAGACAGGGCCTGCAGTTGCCAAGGCCCAGACCGGGAAGCAGGAGGAGGACTCGCAGAGCAGCAGCGAGGAATCGGACAGTGAGAAGGAGGCACCTGTTCAG ACGAAGCCTTCAGGGAAGACCTCCCAGGTCAGAGCTGCCTCGGCCTCTGCCAAGGAGTCCCCTAGGAAAAGGGCTGCCCCACCACCTCCTAGGAAAACAGGGCCTGCAGCCACCCAGGCCCAGGcagggaagcaggaggaggacTCGGGGAGCAGCAGTGAGGAATCAGACAGTGACAGGGAGGCACCGGCAGCCATGAACGCAGCTCAG GTGAAACCCTTGGGGAAAAACCCCCAGGTGAAACCTGCCTCCACCATGGGCACGGGGCCCTTGGGGAAAGGCCCCGGCCCAGTGCTACCTGGGAAGGTGGGGCCTACAACACCCTCGGCCCAGGTGGGGAAGTGGGAGGACTCAGACAGCAGCAGTGAGGAGTCATCAGACAGCGATGATGGAGAGGTGCCCACAGCTGTGGCCCCGGCTCAG GAAAAATCCTTGGGGAAAGTCCTCCAGGCCAAACCCGCCTCTGGTCCTGCCAAGGGGCCGCCTCAGAAGGCAGGGCCTGTAGCCATCCAGGTCAAGGCTGAAAAGCCCATGGAAGACTCAGAGAGCAGCGAGGAGTCGTCGGACAGTGCGGACAGTGAGGAGACACCAGCGGCCATGACTGCAGCTCAG GCAAAACCAGCTCTGAAAATTCCTCAGACCAAAGCCTGCCCAAAGAAAACCAATACTGCATCTGCCAAGGTCACCCCTGTGCGAGTGGGCACCCAAGCCCCCCGGAAAGCAGGAACTGTGACTTCTCCGGTAGGCTCATCCCCAGCTGTGGCTGGGGGCACCCAGAGACCAGCAGAGGATTCTTCAAGCAGTGAGGAATCAGATAGTGAGGAAGAGAAGACAGGTCCTGCAGTAACCATGGGACAG GCAAAGTCTGTGGGGAAAGGCCTCCAGGTGAAAGCGGCCTCAGTGCCTGTCAAGGGATCCTTGGGGCAAGGGACCGCTCCAGTACTTCCTGGGAAGACGGGGCCTACGGTCACCCAGGTGAAAGCTGAGATGCAGGAAGACTCTGAGAGCAGTGAGGAGGAATCAGACAGTGAAGAGGCAGCTGCACCTTCAGCACAG GTGAAAACCTCAGTAAAAAAAACCCAGGCCAAAGCCAACCCAGCTGCCGTCAGAGCATCTCCAGCAAAAGGGACAATTTCAGCTCCTAGAAAAGTTGTCACTGCAGCTGCTCAAGCCAAACAGAGGTCTCCAGCCAAGGCAAGTGGAGCCAGAAGCCACAGGAGGTGTGGAGGGTTGGAGCAGAGAGGAGGACCActcactgagcccagcctggagaAGGCTCCTGCATGGGCAGGCCACCCACCCAGAGTTGTGCCATGGTGGAAAGTGGGACCTGAAAGGAATCACTTCCGCCTCCAATCCTGTTATCCCCCTGCAATTCAGGCGAAGCCACCAGTGAGAAACCTCCAGAACAGTACCGTCTTGGTGAGGGGCCCAGCATCTGTGCCACCTGTGGGGAAGGCCGTGGCTGCAGCAGCTCAAGTCCAGACAGGGCCAGAGGAGGACTCGGGGAGCAGTGAGGAGGAGTCAGACAGTGAGGAGGAGACGGAGACGCCGGCTCAG GCGAAGCCTTCAGGGAAGACCCCCCAGGTCAGAGCTGCCTTGGCTCCTGCCAAGGAGTCCCCCAGGAAAGGGGCTGCTCCAGCACCTCCTGGGAAGACAGGGCCTTCGGCCACCCAGGCGGGGAAGCAGGATGGCTCAGGGAGCAGCAGCGAGGAGTCAAACAGTGATGGGGAGGCACCGgcagctgcaacctctgcccag GTCTTGTCCCCTCAGAAGGACAGTAACTCCAAACCTGCCAGAAGCAAGACCCTGGCCCCAGCACCTCCAGAGGGGAACACGGAGGGGTCCTCGGAGAGCAGTGAGGAAGAGCTGCCACTGACCCAG gtgATTAAACCCCCTCTGATTTTTGTCGACCCTAATCGTAGTCCAGCTGGCCCAGCTGCTACCCCCGTACAAGCCCAGGCTGCGAGCACCCCGAGGAAGTCCCGAGCCTCGGAGAGCACAGCCAGGAGCTCCTCCTCCGAGAGCGAGGATGAGGACGTGATCCCCGCTACACAGTGCTTGACTCCTG GCATCAGAACCAACGTGGTGACTGTGCCCACTGCCCACCCAAGAATAGCCCCCAAAGCCAGCATGACTGGGGCCAGCAGCAGCAAGGAGTCCAGTCGGATATCAGATGGCAAGAAACAGGAGGGGCCAGCCACTCAG GTGTCAAAGAAGAACCCAGCTTCCCTCCCACTGACCCAGGCTGCCCTGAAGGTCCTCGCCCAGAAAGCCAGTGAGGCTCAGCCTCCTGTTGCCAGGACCCAGCCTTCATGTGGG GCTGACAGTGCTGTGGGAACGCTCCCTGCGACGAGTCCCCAGAGCACCCCCGTCCAGGCCAAAGGGACCAACAAGCTCAGAAAACCTAAGCTTCCTGAGGGCCAGCAGGCCACCAAAGCCCCTGGGAGCTCAGATGACAGTGAGGACAGCAGCAACAGCTCTTCAGGGAGCGAGGAAGATGCTGAAGGGCCCCAGGTGGCCAAGTCGGCCCACACGCTGG TAGGTCCCACCCCCTCCAGGACGGAGACCCTGGTGGAGGAGACTGCAGCAGAGTCCAGCGAGGATGATGTGGTGGCGCCATCCCAG TCTCTCCTCTCAGGTTATGTGACCCCTGGACTAACCCCAGCCAATTCCCAGGCCTCAAAAGCCACTCCCAAGCCATACTCCAGCCCCTCAGTTTCCTCTACTCTGGCAGCCAAAGATGACCCAGATGGCAAGCAGGAGGCAAAGCCCCAACAGGCAGCAGGCATGTTGTCCCCTAAAACAG GTGGAAAAGAGGCTGCTTCAGGCACCACACCTCAGAAGTCCCGGAAGCCCAAGAAAGGGGCTGGGAACCCCCAAGCCTCAACGCTGGCGCTGCAAAGCAACATCACCCAGTGCCTCCTGGGCCAACCCTGGCCCCTGAACGAGGCCCAGGTGCAGGCCTCGGTGGTGAAGGTCCTGACCGAGCTGctggaacaggaaagaaagaaggtggTGGACGCCACCAAGGAGAGCAGCAGGAAGGGCTGGGAGAGCCGCAAGCGGAAGCTATCGGGAGACCAGCCGGCTGCCAGGACCCCCAGgagcaagaagaagaagaaactaggGGCCGGGGAAGGTGGGGAGGCCTCTGTTTCCCCAGAAAAGACCTCCACGACTTCCAAGGGGAAAGCAAAGAGAGACAAAGCAAGTGATGATGTCAAggagaaaaaagggaaggggTCTCTCGGCTCCCAAGGGGCCAAGGACGAGCCAGAAAAGGAGCTTCAGAAGGGGATAGGGAAGGTTGAAGGTGGAGATCAAAGCAACCCAAAGagcaagaaggagaagaagaaatccGACAAGA gaaaaaaagacaaggaaaaaaaagaaaagaagaagaaagcaaaaaagtcCTCAACCAAAGATTCTGAGTCACCGtcccagaagaaaaagaagaaaaag AAGAAGACAGCAGAGCAGACTGTGTGA